A single region of the Xiphophorus maculatus strain JP 163 A chromosome 3, X_maculatus-5.0-male, whole genome shotgun sequence genome encodes:
- the LOC102220067 gene encoding cholecystokinin-like, producing MNVGIYVCVILAALSSGSLSLPAQSVRAESTAHLTNSLHAPSPSRTRQVRSAPAPPSDRFAHYSQLREHAEAPNSLNQLLARLIPRKGSAFQIRSSLSSRALAPSHRIEDRDYLGWMDFGRRSAEEYEYSP from the exons ATGAATGTAGGTATCTATGTGTGTGTTATCCTGGCTGCTTTGTCCAGTGGCTCCCTGAGTCTGCCTGCACAGTCAGTG AGAGCTGAGAGTACGGCTCACTTAACAAACAGCCTCCATGCTCCGTCGCCCAGCCGAACACGCCAGGTCCGCTCGGCTCCAGCGCCACCATCAGACCGGTTCGCCCACTACAGCCAGCTCCGTGAGCACGCAGAGGCTCCAAACAGCCTGAACCAGCTCCTGGCCAGACTGATCCCCAGGAAAG GTTCTGCCTTCCAGATCAGGTCCTCCCTCAGCAGCAGAGCCCTGGCCCCCAGCCACAGGATAGAGGACAGAGATTACCTCGGCTGGATGGACTTTGGAAGACGCAGTGCAGAAGAGTATGAATACTCCCCGTGA
- the mroh1 gene encoding maestro heat-like repeat-containing protein family member 1 isoform X2: MNDTDVEQVTLALLDAANDKDSEVQDQVRKSMLTLGKQQPDRVLAMCQDYLVKNPKLVVSHRVVILQTIELIVGCRIEEVSAPRIKSIISLASEEMTRSKDVVPDWQQAASNILVAVGNKHINDIMEEILSKFQPGVLPHFFVVQTLANLSDSNVYGMVPFLNAILGTMLPMLGMAKQDNMKWVFSSALCHFSDSILEYLANLDKAPDPTVRKDTFSSEIFAAFDILFNNWLQSREPKLRLTVGEAVGSMCHLMASDKLEEQLPRIFPAIMSLYKKNTEHYVISKSLCHVLEASVSMGSRVLETQLDGLLLALHQQVSAPVDYSDPPTVKNHNEVLRCFSLLANSFPDRLVMYVLQRLENSNERSRTGSLAVLRHLINSSSSTMESKKLLILASIRQPMADHSNKVKKRVVQVISAMAHHGYLELEGGELLVRFIVQNCALHDTYQSHQRATSDPEEVTNEALRTMCDSTLHLLTTTVGRLADVLWPKLLYYLTPSQFSNATTPLCKSLIVLGNKKKSNQEPSFKIDFTQEVNLPSPQTLMIRLLVNAAFPFNSRGHGPPSLSLLQILSINIHPKTETVWEKEIPPLLSLLEESTAESLDKKKWDEKLLELLSQTLTSIEDDKWVCQFAAEATRYLSTYNNALEEKSFLYRCIGVTLQQCFNKEVVKKQLQEVLLAARHNDAIEREGVAMGVGLCANSHLEGALAKLDEFGKSDAFKKSPSIFNLLKERNEVEVEKVKSTLILCYGHVALNAPPEKILNRIDQDILRCISKHFNTKDLTMKLSLIQSVGLIAKAISRCVKKQGYIFSRKQELITVMLDFIKSEPSDSLKTPVRPLVMTTCANLVSLDPPLSENESFDLLKVCVNGVFSLPPDTHTPEKTKDEEILDPKQRKVLYKDTLAALQELLRSILARDPSPDGLQGIFKHIESWLGSVHDHERERAITATSNLLAYYLENLTVKCMVSFHNLGALLGRLSPRCSDPLPAVRAAAVNCIYTLLSIQLRYEGFSLDYRDEGVEGLLTLKEALENPDHSVLYKTCSDLTKVMSKRLPQQQLTTLVFMLFEGLVDSQANCCRASSVVLNTLLKNRGAGLQDLVPEMLEVLHVRLQSITEEQVRVAVGQTVLILASQHLQTVINTLVNQPLPYDSWTSEMWMAMGADPIVANQIMEMVMEKLVITAPYVDKKESMMRGGMTKVATNQPLAMTCGLKELLLNGQSQEPALSLFPQLFACLTVRLGASVGVMPPKDNNHKHSSSLHVAGVAAEALRILLARAQLDEVMKRLDEDDAWDAMKELNTHVTGVTLLARAMAKHAGPRLPAIVECLCPSLNNIYECQRITVTAFFSELLNHHVATELMLIDVLMNNMMERISDPCCTVRMLAVRGLGNLAVGSPGKVNKYAKELLAAMSSGMEEKDDPGKLITLEAMSGLSKVLLHLDKNNVHLLVVYIFMKIRPFLESDNDDIRCASILLMGNLSKFGSGEQVFKDQIHNVLVSLLLHLVDPNAQVVKACKYAMRVCAPVVGSEQITAMFQNHLHEDKSLHYGEFINDLTKYLIQDFPGMLNFYHISVVQFFKSNWAEVRAAAAMFIGFLLGNIQQEHLSHLNMGTISKGLVVLLQDPDPVVRIKAAEAMGHFH, from the exons ATGAACGACACAGATGTAGAAC agGTGACTCTGGCTCTGCTAGATGCAGCCAATGATAAGGACTCTGAGGTCCAGGATCAGGTCAGAAAGTCTATGTTGACTCTGGGAAAACAGCAGCCAGACCGAGTGCTGGCCATGTGCCAGGACTACCTTGTGAAGAATCCCAAG CTGGTAGTGAGTCACAGAGTTGTGATTCTTCAGACCATTGAGCTGATTGTTGGCTGCAGGATAGAGGAGGTCAGTGCTCCCAGAATAAAAAGCATCATCTCCCTGGCTTCAGAGGAAATGACCAGATCCAAG GATGTCGTTCCTGACTGGCAGCAGGCGGCCAGTAACATCTTGGTTGCCGTGGGAAACAAACACATCAATGACATCATGGAGGAGATACTGAGCAAGTTCCAGCCAGGGGTCCTACCTCACTTCTTCGTGGTTCAAACGCTGGCCAACCTCTCTGACTCAAACG tttatGGGATGGTGCCATTCCTGAATGCCATCTTGGGAACCATGTTGCCAATGCTGGGCATGGCCAAACAGGACAACATGAAGTGGGTATTTTCATCCG CGCTGTGTCATTTCAGTGACAGCATCCTGGAGTACCTGGCCAACCTGGACAAAGCTCCAGATCCCACAGTCAGAAAAGACACATTCTCCAGTGAAATCTTTGCAGCTTTTGACATTCTCTTCAATAACTGGTTACAAAGCAGGGAGCCCAAG CTGAGGCTGACAGTGGGTGAGGCGGTGGGCTCTATGTGTCACCTGATGGCCAGTGATAAACTGGAGGAGCAGCTCCCCAGAATCTTCCCCGCCATCATGTCCCTGTACAAGAAAAACACCGAGCACTACGTCATCAGTAAG AGCTTGTGCCACGTCCTCGAAGCGTCGGTCAGCATGGGCAGCAGAGTCCTGGAGACGCAGCTGGACGGTCTCCTCTTGGCTCTGCATCAGCAG GTTTCTGCTCCTGTTGATTACAGCGACCCTCCTACTGTCAAGAACCACAACGAAGTCTTGCGTTGCTTCAGCTTGCTCG CCAACTCTTTTCCAGACCGGCTGGTCATGTACGTTCTGCAGCGGTTGGAGAATAGCAACGAGCGCAGCAGGACGGGCTCCCTGGCTGTGCTTCGTCACCTCATAAACTCCTCCT CTTCTACAATGGAGAGCAAAAAGCTTCTGATTCTGGCCAGTATTAGACAGCCGATGGCAGACCACAGCAACAAG GTGAAGAAGCGTGTGGTCCAGGTGATCAGCGCCATGGCACATCATGGTTACCTGGAATTAGAGGGAGGGGAATTACTGGTCCGATTCATAGTTCAAAACTGTGCTCTGCACGACACAtaccag TCCCACCAAAGAGCAACGAGCGATCCAGAGGAGGTGACCAATGAGGCACTAAGGACGATGTGTGACAGCACCCTCCATCTCCTCACCACCACCGTTGGCCGCCTCGCTGAC GTGCTTTGGCCCAAGTTGCTGTACTATCTGACGCCTTCACAGTTCAGCAATGCCACCACTCCTCTCTGCAAGAGTCTCATCGTGTTGgggaacaagaaaaaaagcaaccagGAGCCCAGCTTCAAGATTGATTTTACACAGGAGG TTAATCTCCCATCTCCTCAAACTCTAATGATCAGGCTGCTG GTCAACGCAGCGTTTCCTTTTAATAGCAGAGGCCATGGACCGCCGTCGCTCTCACTCCTACAGATCCTCAGCATCAACATTCACCCCAAAACAGAAACGGTTTGGGAGAAGGAAATTCCTCCTCTGCTTTCACTGCTAGAGG agTCAACAGCAGAGAGTCTGGATAAGAAGAAGTGGGATGAGAAACTACTAGAG CTCTTGTCTCAAACCCTAACGTCAATTGAAGATGACAAGTGGGTCTGTCAGTTTGCTGCTGAAGCAACAAGATACCTCTCGACATACAACAACGCCCTGGAGGAGAAg AGCTTCCTGTACCGATGTATCGGAGTGACTCTCCAGCAGTGTTTCAATAAGGAGGTTGTGAAGAAGCAGCTACAGGAAGTCCTCCTCGCAGCGCGACACAATGATGCAATTGAAAGAGAG GGAGTGGCGATGGGCGTCGGTCTGTGTGCCAACAGCCATTTAGAGGGAGCGTTAGCCAAGCTTGATGAGTTTGGCAAATCGGACGCATTCAAAAAGTCGCCGAGCATCTTCAACCTGCTCAAA GAGCGCAATGAAGTTGAGGTGGAGAAGGTGAAGAGCACATTAATCCTGTGCTATGGCCACGTGGCGCTGAACGCACCTCCAGAGAAGATTCTCAACCGCATCGATCAGGACATTTTGCGCTGCATCAGCAAACACTTCAACACCAAG GACCTGACTATGAAGCTCAGTTTGATCCAGAGCGTTGGGCTCATAGCTAAAGCCATCAGTAGATGTGTGAAGAAACAAGGCTACATCTTCTCCCGCAAGCAGGAGCTCATCACTGTTATGCTG GATTTCATCAAGTCAGAGCCGTCTGACTCATTAAAGACTCCAGTACGCCCCCTGGTGATGACAACCTGTGCCAACCTCGT GTCCCTGGACCCTCCGCTAAGTGAGAATGAGAGCTTTGACTTGCTCAAGGTGTGTGTAAACGGCGTGTTCTCCCTGCCAcccgacacacacacgccagagaaaactaaagacgAGGAGATCCTCGACCCCAAGCAGAGAAAG GTTTTATACAAAGACACGCTGGCTGCTTTGCAGGAGCTTCTGAGGAGCATACTGGCCAGGGATCCCAGTCCGGACGGCTTGCAGGGTATCTTTAAG CACATTGAGTCATGGCTGGGCTCTGTACATGACCACGAGAGGGAGAGGGCCATTACAGCCACCTCTAACCTGCTGGCTTACTacctggagaacctgactgtcAAG TGTATGGTGTCTTTCCACAACCTGGGAGCTCTGCTGGGCCGGCTGTCTCCCCGCTGCTCTGACCCTCTGCCTGCTGTACGCGCCGCGGCTGTCAACTGCATTTACACGCTGCTTTCTATACAGCTACGATACGAAG GATTCTCCTTGGACTACAGAGATGAAGGTGTTGAAGGTCTGCTGACTCTAAAGGAAGCTCTGGAGAACCCGGACCATTCAGTGCTTTACAAGACCTGTTCAGATCTCACAAAG GTGATGAGTAAGCGTCTGCCTCAGCAGCAGCTGACGACGCTGGTCTTCATGTTGTTTGAAGGGCTGGTCGACAGTCAGGCCAACTGCTGCAGAGCTTCGTCCGTCGTCTTAAACACTCTGCTGAAAAACAGGGGAGCCGGATTACAAGATCTG GTCCCAGAAATGTTGGAGGTTCTGCATGTGCGTCTCCAAAGCATTACAGAGGAGCAG gtgAGAGTAGCAGTGGGACAGACTGTACTGATCCTGGCTTCTCAGCATCTGCAGACTGTCATCAACACTCTAGTTAACCAACCACTTCCATATGACAG CTGGACCAGTGAGATGTGGATGGCGATGGGAGCGGATCCCATTGTAGCCAATCAGATCATGGAGATGGTGATGGAGAAGCTCGTCATCACAGCACCCTATGTTGACAAGAAGGAGTCGATGATGAGGGGAGGCATGACAAAAGTGGCCACCAATCAGCCACTGGCA ATGACGTGCGGCCTAAAGGAGCTGCTGTTGAACGGTCAGTCTCAGGAGCCAGCACTCAGCCTGTTCCCTCAGCTCTTCGCCTGTCTCACCGTCAGACTGGGAGCGAGCGTCGGAGTCATGCCACCCAAAGACAACAACCATAAACACTCTAGTTCCCTGCATGTAGCAGG GGTTGCAGCCGAGGCTCTGAGAATCCTGTTGGCCCGAGCTCAGCTGGATGAGGTGATGAAACGGCTCGATGAAGACGATGCCTGGGATGCAATGAAGGAGCTAAATACACACGTTACCGGGGTAACGCTACTAGCAAG AGCAATGGCGAAGCATGCTGGTCCCAGACTGCCTGCGATCGTAGAGTGTCTCTGTCCGTCCCTGAACAACATCTACGAATGCCAGAGGATTACCGTCACTGCTTTCTTTTCTGAG CTGCTGAACCATCATGTGGCGACTGAGCTGATGCTGATAGACGTCCTGATGAACAACATGATGGAGAGGATATCGGATCCCTGCTGCACCGTTCGCATGCTGGCTGTGCGAGGACTCGGCAACTTAGCAGTGGGATCGCCAGGAAAG GTGAATAAATACGCCAAGGAGCTGCTTGCAGCCATGAGCTCAGGAATGGAGGAGAAAGACGATCCAG GTAAACTGATTACCCTGGAGGCCATGTCCGGTCTGTCTAAAGTTCTTCTTCACCTGGACAAGAACAATGTCCACTTACTGGTGGTCTACATCTTCATGAAGATTAGACCCTTCTTAGAAAGT GACAATGACGATATCCGTTGCGCTTCCATCCTCCTAATGGGCAACCTGTCCAAGTTTGGCTCGGGAGAGCAGGTTTTCAAAGACCAGATCCACAACGTTCTGGTCAGCTTACTGTTGCACCTGGTGGACCCAAACGCTCAAGTGGTGAAG GCGTGTAAATATGCGATGCGAGTGTGTGCTCCTGTCGTTGGGTCGGAGCAGATCACAGCCATGTTTCAGAACCACCTCCACGAGGACAAAAGTTTGCACTACGGAGAGTTCATCAACGATCTCACAAAGTACCTG ATTCAGGACTTTCCCGGCATGCTGAACTTCTACCACATCTCCGTCGTCCAGTTCTTCAAGAGCAACTGGGCTGAAGTCAGAGCTGCAGCGGCCATGTTTATAG GGTTCCTCCTGGGGAATATTCAGCAGGAGCACCTCTCTCACCTCAACATGGGCACCATCTCCAAAG GTTTAGTGGTGCTGCTGCAGGATCCAGATCCTGTGGTGAGGATAAAGGCGGCCGAAGCTATGGGACACTTCCACTGA
- the mroh1 gene encoding maestro heat-like repeat-containing protein family member 1 isoform X1: MNDTDVEQVTLALLDAANDKDSEVQDQVRKSMLTLGKQQPDRVLAMCQDYLVKNPKLVVSHRVVILQTIELIVGCRIEEVSAPRIKSIISLASEEMTRSKDVVPDWQQAASNILVAVGNKHINDIMEEILSKFQPGVLPHFFVVQTLANLSDSNVYGMVPFLNAILGTMLPMLGMAKQDNMKWVFSSALCHFSDSILEYLANLDKAPDPTVRKDTFSSEIFAAFDILFNNWLQSREPKLRLTVGEAVGSMCHLMASDKLEEQLPRIFPAIMSLYKKNTEHYVISKSLCHVLEASVSMGSRVLETQLDGLLLALHQQVSAPVDYSDPPTVKNHNEVLRCFSLLANSFPDRLVMYVLQRLENSNERSRTGSLAVLRHLINSSSSTMESKKLLILASIRQPMADHSNKVKKRVVQVISAMAHHGYLELEGGELLVRFIVQNCALHDTYQSHQRATSDPEEVTNEALRTMCDSTLHLLTTTVGRLADVLWPKLLYYLTPSQFSNATTPLCKSLIVLGNKKKSNQEPSFKIDFTQEVNLPSPQTLMIRLLVNAAFPFNSRGHGPPSLSLLQILSINIHPKTETVWEKEIPPLLSLLEESTAESLDKKKWDEKLLELLSQTLTSIEDDKWVCQFAAEATRYLSTYNNALEEKSFLYRCIGVTLQQCFNKEVVKKQLQEVLLAARHNDAIEREGVAMGVGLCANSHLEGALAKLDEFGKSDAFKKSPSIFNLLKERNEVEVEKVKSTLILCYGHVALNAPPEKILNRIDQDILRCISKHFNTKVLGIKVETKDLTMKLSLIQSVGLIAKAISRCVKKQGYIFSRKQELITVMLDFIKSEPSDSLKTPVRPLVMTTCANLVSLDPPLSENESFDLLKVCVNGVFSLPPDTHTPEKTKDEEILDPKQRKVLYKDTLAALQELLRSILARDPSPDGLQGIFKHIESWLGSVHDHERERAITATSNLLAYYLENLTVKCMVSFHNLGALLGRLSPRCSDPLPAVRAAAVNCIYTLLSIQLRYEGFSLDYRDEGVEGLLTLKEALENPDHSVLYKTCSDLTKVMSKRLPQQQLTTLVFMLFEGLVDSQANCCRASSVVLNTLLKNRGAGLQDLVPEMLEVLHVRLQSITEEQVRVAVGQTVLILASQHLQTVINTLVNQPLPYDSWTSEMWMAMGADPIVANQIMEMVMEKLVITAPYVDKKESMMRGGMTKVATNQPLAMTCGLKELLLNGQSQEPALSLFPQLFACLTVRLGASVGVMPPKDNNHKHSSSLHVAGVAAEALRILLARAQLDEVMKRLDEDDAWDAMKELNTHVTGVTLLARAMAKHAGPRLPAIVECLCPSLNNIYECQRITVTAFFSELLNHHVATELMLIDVLMNNMMERISDPCCTVRMLAVRGLGNLAVGSPGKVNKYAKELLAAMSSGMEEKDDPGKLITLEAMSGLSKVLLHLDKNNVHLLVVYIFMKIRPFLESDNDDIRCASILLMGNLSKFGSGEQVFKDQIHNVLVSLLLHLVDPNAQVVKACKYAMRVCAPVVGSEQITAMFQNHLHEDKSLHYGEFINDLTKYLIQDFPGMLNFYHISVVQFFKSNWAEVRAAAAMFIGFLLGNIQQEHLSHLNMGTISKGLVVLLQDPDPVVRIKAAEAMGHFH; encoded by the exons ATGAACGACACAGATGTAGAAC agGTGACTCTGGCTCTGCTAGATGCAGCCAATGATAAGGACTCTGAGGTCCAGGATCAGGTCAGAAAGTCTATGTTGACTCTGGGAAAACAGCAGCCAGACCGAGTGCTGGCCATGTGCCAGGACTACCTTGTGAAGAATCCCAAG CTGGTAGTGAGTCACAGAGTTGTGATTCTTCAGACCATTGAGCTGATTGTTGGCTGCAGGATAGAGGAGGTCAGTGCTCCCAGAATAAAAAGCATCATCTCCCTGGCTTCAGAGGAAATGACCAGATCCAAG GATGTCGTTCCTGACTGGCAGCAGGCGGCCAGTAACATCTTGGTTGCCGTGGGAAACAAACACATCAATGACATCATGGAGGAGATACTGAGCAAGTTCCAGCCAGGGGTCCTACCTCACTTCTTCGTGGTTCAAACGCTGGCCAACCTCTCTGACTCAAACG tttatGGGATGGTGCCATTCCTGAATGCCATCTTGGGAACCATGTTGCCAATGCTGGGCATGGCCAAACAGGACAACATGAAGTGGGTATTTTCATCCG CGCTGTGTCATTTCAGTGACAGCATCCTGGAGTACCTGGCCAACCTGGACAAAGCTCCAGATCCCACAGTCAGAAAAGACACATTCTCCAGTGAAATCTTTGCAGCTTTTGACATTCTCTTCAATAACTGGTTACAAAGCAGGGAGCCCAAG CTGAGGCTGACAGTGGGTGAGGCGGTGGGCTCTATGTGTCACCTGATGGCCAGTGATAAACTGGAGGAGCAGCTCCCCAGAATCTTCCCCGCCATCATGTCCCTGTACAAGAAAAACACCGAGCACTACGTCATCAGTAAG AGCTTGTGCCACGTCCTCGAAGCGTCGGTCAGCATGGGCAGCAGAGTCCTGGAGACGCAGCTGGACGGTCTCCTCTTGGCTCTGCATCAGCAG GTTTCTGCTCCTGTTGATTACAGCGACCCTCCTACTGTCAAGAACCACAACGAAGTCTTGCGTTGCTTCAGCTTGCTCG CCAACTCTTTTCCAGACCGGCTGGTCATGTACGTTCTGCAGCGGTTGGAGAATAGCAACGAGCGCAGCAGGACGGGCTCCCTGGCTGTGCTTCGTCACCTCATAAACTCCTCCT CTTCTACAATGGAGAGCAAAAAGCTTCTGATTCTGGCCAGTATTAGACAGCCGATGGCAGACCACAGCAACAAG GTGAAGAAGCGTGTGGTCCAGGTGATCAGCGCCATGGCACATCATGGTTACCTGGAATTAGAGGGAGGGGAATTACTGGTCCGATTCATAGTTCAAAACTGTGCTCTGCACGACACAtaccag TCCCACCAAAGAGCAACGAGCGATCCAGAGGAGGTGACCAATGAGGCACTAAGGACGATGTGTGACAGCACCCTCCATCTCCTCACCACCACCGTTGGCCGCCTCGCTGAC GTGCTTTGGCCCAAGTTGCTGTACTATCTGACGCCTTCACAGTTCAGCAATGCCACCACTCCTCTCTGCAAGAGTCTCATCGTGTTGgggaacaagaaaaaaagcaaccagGAGCCCAGCTTCAAGATTGATTTTACACAGGAGG TTAATCTCCCATCTCCTCAAACTCTAATGATCAGGCTGCTG GTCAACGCAGCGTTTCCTTTTAATAGCAGAGGCCATGGACCGCCGTCGCTCTCACTCCTACAGATCCTCAGCATCAACATTCACCCCAAAACAGAAACGGTTTGGGAGAAGGAAATTCCTCCTCTGCTTTCACTGCTAGAGG agTCAACAGCAGAGAGTCTGGATAAGAAGAAGTGGGATGAGAAACTACTAGAG CTCTTGTCTCAAACCCTAACGTCAATTGAAGATGACAAGTGGGTCTGTCAGTTTGCTGCTGAAGCAACAAGATACCTCTCGACATACAACAACGCCCTGGAGGAGAAg AGCTTCCTGTACCGATGTATCGGAGTGACTCTCCAGCAGTGTTTCAATAAGGAGGTTGTGAAGAAGCAGCTACAGGAAGTCCTCCTCGCAGCGCGACACAATGATGCAATTGAAAGAGAG GGAGTGGCGATGGGCGTCGGTCTGTGTGCCAACAGCCATTTAGAGGGAGCGTTAGCCAAGCTTGATGAGTTTGGCAAATCGGACGCATTCAAAAAGTCGCCGAGCATCTTCAACCTGCTCAAA GAGCGCAATGAAGTTGAGGTGGAGAAGGTGAAGAGCACATTAATCCTGTGCTATGGCCACGTGGCGCTGAACGCACCTCCAGAGAAGATTCTCAACCGCATCGATCAGGACATTTTGCGCTGCATCAGCAAACACTTCAACACCAAG GTTCTTGGGATTAAAGTAGAGACAAAG GACCTGACTATGAAGCTCAGTTTGATCCAGAGCGTTGGGCTCATAGCTAAAGCCATCAGTAGATGTGTGAAGAAACAAGGCTACATCTTCTCCCGCAAGCAGGAGCTCATCACTGTTATGCTG GATTTCATCAAGTCAGAGCCGTCTGACTCATTAAAGACTCCAGTACGCCCCCTGGTGATGACAACCTGTGCCAACCTCGT GTCCCTGGACCCTCCGCTAAGTGAGAATGAGAGCTTTGACTTGCTCAAGGTGTGTGTAAACGGCGTGTTCTCCCTGCCAcccgacacacacacgccagagaaaactaaagacgAGGAGATCCTCGACCCCAAGCAGAGAAAG GTTTTATACAAAGACACGCTGGCTGCTTTGCAGGAGCTTCTGAGGAGCATACTGGCCAGGGATCCCAGTCCGGACGGCTTGCAGGGTATCTTTAAG CACATTGAGTCATGGCTGGGCTCTGTACATGACCACGAGAGGGAGAGGGCCATTACAGCCACCTCTAACCTGCTGGCTTACTacctggagaacctgactgtcAAG TGTATGGTGTCTTTCCACAACCTGGGAGCTCTGCTGGGCCGGCTGTCTCCCCGCTGCTCTGACCCTCTGCCTGCTGTACGCGCCGCGGCTGTCAACTGCATTTACACGCTGCTTTCTATACAGCTACGATACGAAG GATTCTCCTTGGACTACAGAGATGAAGGTGTTGAAGGTCTGCTGACTCTAAAGGAAGCTCTGGAGAACCCGGACCATTCAGTGCTTTACAAGACCTGTTCAGATCTCACAAAG GTGATGAGTAAGCGTCTGCCTCAGCAGCAGCTGACGACGCTGGTCTTCATGTTGTTTGAAGGGCTGGTCGACAGTCAGGCCAACTGCTGCAGAGCTTCGTCCGTCGTCTTAAACACTCTGCTGAAAAACAGGGGAGCCGGATTACAAGATCTG GTCCCAGAAATGTTGGAGGTTCTGCATGTGCGTCTCCAAAGCATTACAGAGGAGCAG gtgAGAGTAGCAGTGGGACAGACTGTACTGATCCTGGCTTCTCAGCATCTGCAGACTGTCATCAACACTCTAGTTAACCAACCACTTCCATATGACAG CTGGACCAGTGAGATGTGGATGGCGATGGGAGCGGATCCCATTGTAGCCAATCAGATCATGGAGATGGTGATGGAGAAGCTCGTCATCACAGCACCCTATGTTGACAAGAAGGAGTCGATGATGAGGGGAGGCATGACAAAAGTGGCCACCAATCAGCCACTGGCA ATGACGTGCGGCCTAAAGGAGCTGCTGTTGAACGGTCAGTCTCAGGAGCCAGCACTCAGCCTGTTCCCTCAGCTCTTCGCCTGTCTCACCGTCAGACTGGGAGCGAGCGTCGGAGTCATGCCACCCAAAGACAACAACCATAAACACTCTAGTTCCCTGCATGTAGCAGG GGTTGCAGCCGAGGCTCTGAGAATCCTGTTGGCCCGAGCTCAGCTGGATGAGGTGATGAAACGGCTCGATGAAGACGATGCCTGGGATGCAATGAAGGAGCTAAATACACACGTTACCGGGGTAACGCTACTAGCAAG AGCAATGGCGAAGCATGCTGGTCCCAGACTGCCTGCGATCGTAGAGTGTCTCTGTCCGTCCCTGAACAACATCTACGAATGCCAGAGGATTACCGTCACTGCTTTCTTTTCTGAG CTGCTGAACCATCATGTGGCGACTGAGCTGATGCTGATAGACGTCCTGATGAACAACATGATGGAGAGGATATCGGATCCCTGCTGCACCGTTCGCATGCTGGCTGTGCGAGGACTCGGCAACTTAGCAGTGGGATCGCCAGGAAAG GTGAATAAATACGCCAAGGAGCTGCTTGCAGCCATGAGCTCAGGAATGGAGGAGAAAGACGATCCAG GTAAACTGATTACCCTGGAGGCCATGTCCGGTCTGTCTAAAGTTCTTCTTCACCTGGACAAGAACAATGTCCACTTACTGGTGGTCTACATCTTCATGAAGATTAGACCCTTCTTAGAAAGT GACAATGACGATATCCGTTGCGCTTCCATCCTCCTAATGGGCAACCTGTCCAAGTTTGGCTCGGGAGAGCAGGTTTTCAAAGACCAGATCCACAACGTTCTGGTCAGCTTACTGTTGCACCTGGTGGACCCAAACGCTCAAGTGGTGAAG GCGTGTAAATATGCGATGCGAGTGTGTGCTCCTGTCGTTGGGTCGGAGCAGATCACAGCCATGTTTCAGAACCACCTCCACGAGGACAAAAGTTTGCACTACGGAGAGTTCATCAACGATCTCACAAAGTACCTG ATTCAGGACTTTCCCGGCATGCTGAACTTCTACCACATCTCCGTCGTCCAGTTCTTCAAGAGCAACTGGGCTGAAGTCAGAGCTGCAGCGGCCATGTTTATAG GGTTCCTCCTGGGGAATATTCAGCAGGAGCACCTCTCTCACCTCAACATGGGCACCATCTCCAAAG GTTTAGTGGTGCTGCTGCAGGATCCAGATCCTGTGGTGAGGATAAAGGCGGCCGAAGCTATGGGACACTTCCACTGA